One window of the Candidatus Chryseobacterium colombiense genome contains the following:
- a CDS encoding glycosyltransferase family 9 protein, with product MTRILAYRFSAFGDVAMTAPVFREFLEQNPDVEIVMVSRKNFESLFTDIPNVIFKGINLDDYKGFFGLNRLANELIKEFNPDLVANLHDVIRTKVLDKIYRRKGLKVFKINKGKEEKERLTDVWNLNKVQLKKTVERYADVFREMGFEVNLSHQLRTVSNNKSGIGFAPFAQHRGKMLPLEKSYELARILAQKQKVYFFGGGKKETETLEKWEREIPNTYSLSGKLSFAEELKKISELELMISMDSANMHLASLMGTRCISIWGSTHPYAGFLGFGQSEDDVVQVDDLTCRPCSVFGDKECYRGDWACLEELDVQKIVEKI from the coding sequence GTGACAAGAATTTTAGCATATCGTTTCTCTGCTTTTGGTGATGTTGCAATGACAGCTCCTGTCTTCCGTGAATTTTTAGAACAAAATCCGGATGTGGAAATTGTGATGGTATCCCGGAAAAATTTTGAGAGTTTATTTACTGATATTCCGAATGTTATATTCAAAGGAATTAATCTTGACGATTATAAAGGATTCTTCGGATTGAACAGATTGGCCAATGAATTAATCAAAGAATTTAACCCAGATCTGGTTGCCAACCTTCATGATGTTATAAGAACAAAGGTTTTAGATAAAATTTACAGAAGAAAGGGCTTAAAAGTTTTTAAAATCAATAAAGGAAAAGAAGAAAAAGAGCGATTAACAGATGTCTGGAACCTGAATAAAGTCCAGCTGAAAAAAACGGTTGAACGGTATGCAGATGTTTTCCGGGAAATGGGTTTTGAAGTTAATTTATCACATCAATTAAGGACTGTCTCAAACAACAAATCGGGTATTGGTTTTGCTCCTTTTGCTCAGCATCGGGGAAAAATGCTTCCGTTGGAAAAATCTTATGAACTGGCAAGAATTTTGGCTCAGAAACAGAAAGTTTATTTTTTTGGTGGAGGTAAGAAAGAGACTGAAACTTTAGAAAAGTGGGAGAGAGAAATTCCAAATACATATAGTTTATCAGGAAAATTGAGCTTTGCAGAGGAGCTGAAAAAAATTTCCGAGTTGGAACTTATGATCTCTATGGATTCTGCCAATATGCATTTGGCAAGTCTTATGGGAACTAGATGTATTTCTATTTGGGGATCGACGCATCCTTATGCGGGCTTTTTAGGATTTGGACAAAGTGAAGATGACGTTGTTCAGGTAGATGACTTAACGTGCAGGCCGTGTTCTGTTTTTGGTGATAAAGAGTGCTACCGAGGAGATTGGGCGTGTCTGGAAGAGCTTGACGTGCAAAAAATCGTTGAAAAAATTTGA
- a CDS encoding glycosyltransferase, giving the protein MKLSVCIPVYNFDVRELVLDLKKEIENYNIDAEIILIDDASEENFKTMNAELQKEVQTFIFLEDNIGRSKIRNLFLEYSNGEYLLFLDCDGKIISSIFLLSYIQFIKNNKRPKVIYGGRKVSDLSPDKSHYLRWKFAMERENQSAEKRQKKPYLSFQTNNFIINREVLKKVPFNAEYQKYGYEDLLFAMELKDKGIMINHIDNVIFNNDLETNDKYLIKIKESIESLAKMQQDEKLKSKIKEIKIIKVFNRINESFLRAVSVNLFQILKGTLEKKLQKGNVNLRYLDFYKLGLLLKNTN; this is encoded by the coding sequence ATGAAGCTTTCTGTCTGTATTCCTGTTTATAATTTTGATGTAAGAGAGCTTGTTCTTGATTTAAAAAAAGAAATTGAAAACTATAATATAGATGCCGAAATCATTCTGATTGATGATGCATCAGAAGAAAATTTCAAAACAATGAATGCTGAACTTCAGAAAGAGGTACAAACATTTATTTTTCTTGAAGATAATATAGGTCGATCAAAGATTAGAAACTTGTTTTTAGAGTATTCAAATGGGGAGTATCTTTTGTTTCTTGATTGCGACGGGAAAATTATTTCAAGTATTTTTTTATTATCATACATTCAATTTATCAAAAATAATAAACGTCCGAAGGTCATATATGGAGGGCGAAAAGTTTCTGATTTATCACCAGACAAAAGTCATTACCTTAGATGGAAATTTGCAATGGAAAGAGAAAATCAGAGTGCTGAAAAGCGTCAAAAAAAACCATATTTGTCTTTCCAGACAAACAATTTCATCATTAATAGAGAAGTTTTGAAGAAGGTACCCTTTAATGCTGAATACCAAAAATATGGTTATGAAGATCTTCTTTTCGCTATGGAATTAAAGGATAAGGGTATAATGATCAATCATATTGATAATGTAATTTTTAATAATGATTTGGAAACCAATGATAAATATTTAATTAAAATAAAAGAGTCAATAGAAAGTTTGGCAAAAATGCAACAGGACGAGAAACTAAAATCAAAAATAAAAGAAATTAAAATTATAAAGGTATTTAATAGAATAAATGAAAGCTTTTTAAGAGCTGTATCTGTAAATTTGTTTCAAATACTAAAAGGAACTTTAGAGAAAAAGCTACAAAAAGGAAATGTTAATCTTCGATATCTAGATTTTTATAAACTGGGATTGTTACTAAAAAATACTAATTAA
- a CDS encoding bifunctional folylpolyglutamate synthase/dihydrofolate synthase, with the protein MTNEQYLEAVEWLFVQAPNYQIDGQKAYKPGLQNITRLCDFFGNPQEKIKCIHIGGTNGKGSSSNMLASVLQEAGYKIGLYNSPHLIDFTERIKVNGKNCDKKFVFDFIQKLKNLPEDIKPSFFEFTTVMAFEYFYQQNVDFAIIEVGLGGRLDSTNIIKPLVAAITNVQLDHQNILGDSIEEISAEKAGIIKKNTPIISGDENDNVKSIILNKANQENAPFIDATLLKTELISDLKGNYQAKNIKVVLALIEELKKLNLSISDKNIEDGLLHVHQNTNFIGRWFEFSKSPLTICDTGHNQAGLEYVFAQLNSIDKHKHIILGFVNDKKIDEVTKILPEKSEFYFAKPAINRGRHPQDYEDLLVDAKISYKIFNSVQEAYLSAKEQCTNEEMIFIGGSNFVVGEFLEKNLEVSK; encoded by the coding sequence ATGACAAATGAACAATATCTGGAAGCCGTAGAATGGCTTTTCGTGCAAGCTCCTAATTATCAAATCGATGGCCAAAAAGCCTATAAACCAGGTTTACAAAATATCACCAGACTTTGCGATTTCTTTGGAAACCCTCAAGAAAAAATAAAATGCATCCATATCGGAGGAACCAACGGAAAAGGTTCTTCAAGCAATATGCTCGCTTCTGTACTGCAGGAGGCTGGTTATAAAATCGGACTTTACAATTCTCCTCACCTGATCGATTTTACAGAACGTATCAAGGTAAATGGTAAAAACTGTGATAAAAAATTTGTCTTTGATTTTATTCAAAAGCTGAAGAATCTTCCCGAGGATATCAAACCTTCCTTTTTTGAATTTACTACCGTTATGGCTTTCGAATATTTTTATCAGCAGAATGTTGACTTTGCAATTATTGAAGTCGGTTTGGGCGGAAGACTGGATTCAACAAATATTATTAAGCCTTTGGTTGCAGCCATCACGAATGTTCAGCTGGATCATCAAAATATTTTAGGAGACAGCATTGAAGAAATTTCTGCAGAAAAAGCGGGAATTATTAAAAAGAACACTCCAATTATTTCCGGAGACGAAAATGATAATGTAAAAAGCATCATCTTAAATAAAGCGAATCAAGAAAATGCCCCGTTTATTGATGCAACTTTATTAAAAACCGAACTCATCTCAGATCTAAAAGGCAACTATCAGGCTAAAAACATTAAAGTCGTATTAGCTTTAATTGAAGAACTAAAAAAACTAAATTTATCTATTTCTGATAAGAATATTGAAGACGGTCTTTTACACGTTCATCAAAACACCAATTTTATCGGCCGTTGGTTCGAGTTCTCTAAATCACCACTGACAATTTGTGACACAGGGCACAATCAGGCTGGCCTAGAATATGTTTTTGCTCAGCTAAATTCTATAGATAAACATAAACATATCATTTTAGGTTTCGTCAATGACAAAAAAATCGACGAAGTCACTAAAATTTTACCTGAGAAATCTGAATTCTATTTTGCCAAACCTGCCATAAACAGGGGAAGACATCCGCAGGATTATGAAGATTTGCTGGTGGATGCAAAAATTTCTTATAAAATTTTCAATTCTGTGCAGGAAGCTTATCTATCTGCAAAAGAACAATGTACAAACGAAGAAATGATTTTTATCGGCGGAAGTAACTTTGTAGTCGGAGAATTTTTAGAAAAAAATTTGGAGGTTTCCAAATAA
- a CDS encoding TolC family protein, producing MKKILVIILGLSCLGLKSQKRWSLRECVDYAVKNNLQVLQNEYSKQTQEANLKIAKKNYLPSVSGSIGNTVSFGQTSFGTGSLRNDRFSNSANLGAEILVFNNGRLDKTVRKTQYDLEASLYDVETIKNDISLQIAQQYLTTLLNKEIVKISESTVANAKKQYDKAKITTSVGTTAQTVLAEAEAALAREKQNLKTAEINVGRSLFALVQLLQLPDYKNFDVEDVVVPEQLTPELKSVDEVLTTAYASQPQIKAAESRIKSAEVQTEVSKTAFWPTVTASAGIGSFYNNLLNTNITGIDSEGNIVNERNLFGQYKDNFGQQAAVSVNIPIFNKGITKLQVEQSKINESVAKNSFEQQKQSIRQGVQKAQFDVDANYEAYLSAVEAEKSSKLSMDFAEKSYAAGRTTIFDLNVARNNYANAQGSVAQAKYNYLFSLKLLNFYAGIPLSL from the coding sequence ATGAAAAAAATTTTGGTAATCATTTTAGGATTGAGTTGTTTGGGACTGAAGTCTCAGAAAAGGTGGTCGCTGAGAGAATGTGTGGATTATGCTGTAAAAAATAATCTGCAGGTATTACAAAATGAATACTCAAAACAGACCCAGGAAGCCAACCTGAAAATTGCCAAAAAAAATTACCTTCCTTCAGTTTCTGGAAGTATTGGAAATACAGTTAGTTTTGGACAGACGTCTTTCGGAACGGGAAGTTTAAGAAATGACAGATTCAGTAACAGTGCCAATTTAGGGGCTGAAATTTTGGTTTTTAATAACGGAAGACTTGATAAAACAGTCAGAAAAACCCAATATGATCTGGAGGCAAGTTTATATGATGTAGAAACCATTAAGAATGATATTTCATTACAGATTGCACAGCAGTATTTAACGACACTATTAAATAAAGAAATTGTAAAAATTTCTGAAAGCACGGTTGCAAATGCTAAAAAACAATATGACAAGGCAAAAATAACAACTTCGGTAGGAACAACCGCACAAACTGTTCTAGCCGAAGCCGAAGCTGCATTAGCAAGAGAAAAACAAAACTTAAAAACCGCAGAAATTAATGTAGGGCGAAGTTTATTTGCTTTAGTTCAGCTTTTACAATTACCGGATTATAAAAATTTTGATGTTGAAGATGTAGTTGTTCCAGAACAGCTAACTCCGGAACTAAAATCAGTTGATGAAGTTTTAACAACGGCTTATGCATCTCAACCTCAAATAAAAGCAGCAGAAAGCAGAATAAAATCTGCTGAGGTTCAGACAGAAGTTTCTAAAACGGCTTTCTGGCCTACAGTAACGGCAAGTGCAGGAATTGGATCTTTTTACAATAACCTTCTTAATACGAATATAACGGGAATAGACTCTGAAGGAAATATTGTGAACGAAAGAAATTTATTTGGTCAGTATAAAGACAACTTCGGTCAGCAAGCAGCAGTTTCTGTAAATATTCCGATTTTCAATAAGGGAATTACAAAGCTTCAGGTTGAGCAGTCAAAAATTAATGAAAGTGTTGCAAAAAACTCATTTGAGCAACAAAAGCAGTCGATAAGACAAGGTGTTCAGAAAGCGCAGTTTGATGTTGATGCCAACTATGAAGCCTATTTGTCGGCAGTAGAAGCTGAAAAAAGCTCTAAACTTTCTATGGATTTTGCTGAAAAAAGTTATGCTGCAGGAAGAACAACTATTTTTGATCTGAATGTTGCAAGAAATAACTACGCGAATGCACAAGGTTCTGTAGCTCAGGCAAAATATAATTATTTATTCAGTTTAAAATTATTGAACTTCTATGCCGGAATTCCACTAAGTTTGTAG
- a CDS encoding SprT-like domain-containing protein, producing the protein MSIESLEKYLPQNTRTYLRKWFSDYYIHIKITRERNSKLGDYRKLPDNSHEITINSTLSPQLFFFVLTHELAHLIAFEKFGRRISPHGNEWKMTFREMLLESLEVYEDELKPIIIKFSKSPKANFMASPDLVKFFHAGKADDNSCYIEEIEKGGFFVYQNQKYLQEGLIKKNYLCKNLATGRKYSFKPLARVEKCM; encoded by the coding sequence ATGTCAATTGAGTCATTAGAAAAATATTTACCTCAAAATACACGAACTTATTTAAGAAAATGGTTCTCAGATTATTATATTCATATAAAAATTACCAGGGAGCGGAATTCAAAATTGGGAGATTACCGCAAATTACCTGATAATTCCCATGAAATTACGATAAATTCAACATTATCACCACAGCTTTTTTTCTTTGTACTTACTCATGAGTTGGCGCATCTTATTGCTTTTGAAAAGTTTGGAAGAAGAATATCTCCTCATGGAAATGAGTGGAAAATGACTTTCAGAGAAATGCTTTTGGAAAGTCTTGAGGTATACGAAGATGAATTGAAACCCATTATTATAAAGTTTTCAAAGTCTCCGAAAGCCAATTTTATGGCAAGTCCGGATTTGGTAAAGTTTTTTCATGCCGGAAAAGCAGATGATAATTCTTGTTATATCGAAGAAATAGAGAAAGGAGGCTTTTTTGTCTATCAAAATCAAAAATATCTGCAGGAGGGACTTATTAAAAAAAACTATCTTTGTAAGAATTTGGCTACCGGAAGAAAGTATTCTTTCAAACCTTTAGCCAGAGTAGAAAAATGTATGTGA
- a CDS encoding mannose-1-phosphate guanylyltransferase: MLQSDKYCVIMAGGIGSRFWPLSTQKFPKQFQDILGTGRTMIQQTYDRISKMIPAENIFVITNKEYVGVSHQQLPEIPEENIVGEPLMKNTAACNLYMANKIAEKNPDATMVVLPADHLILKEDVFLQKLELAFELAAENEYLVTLGITPTRPDTGYGYIQFVEKKNADYFKVKTFTEKPILEIAQSFLDSGDFLWNAGIFIWNVKSIHHAFEMYLPDMTQQFMACDYNAGNEQSCIELIYPKVQKISIDNGILEKAKNVYVIPADLGWSDLGTWTSVYENTEKDKNRNSVNQKHLLTYNAEGNIIHAKSNKMVVIDGLKDYIVVDTDKVLLICPRDHDQLIKDYVLDLKNFKKGERFM, translated from the coding sequence ATGTTACAATCAGATAAATACTGTGTGATAATGGCAGGAGGAATCGGAAGCAGATTCTGGCCTTTAAGTACACAAAAATTTCCAAAGCAGTTTCAGGATATTTTAGGAACGGGAAGAACAATGATTCAGCAGACGTATGACAGGATCAGTAAAATGATTCCTGCTGAAAATATATTTGTTATTACAAATAAAGAATATGTAGGAGTATCTCATCAGCAATTACCGGAAATTCCGGAAGAAAATATTGTAGGAGAGCCATTGATGAAGAATACGGCGGCTTGTAATCTTTATATGGCGAATAAAATCGCTGAAAAGAATCCTGATGCAACTATGGTCGTTTTACCAGCCGATCATTTGATTCTTAAAGAAGATGTCTTTTTGCAGAAATTAGAACTTGCTTTTGAATTGGCAGCTGAAAATGAATATCTGGTAACATTGGGAATCACTCCTACAAGACCTGATACAGGATACGGATATATTCAGTTTGTAGAAAAGAAAAATGCAGATTATTTTAAGGTAAAAACATTTACTGAGAAGCCTATTTTAGAAATAGCACAGAGCTTTTTAGATAGTGGAGACTTCCTTTGGAATGCCGGAATTTTTATCTGGAATGTTAAAAGTATTCATCATGCTTTTGAAATGTACCTGCCGGATATGACACAGCAATTCATGGCTTGTGATTATAATGCTGGTAATGAGCAGAGCTGTATAGAACTTATTTATCCAAAGGTTCAGAAAATTTCCATCGATAACGGAATTCTTGAAAAAGCAAAGAATGTATATGTAATTCCTGCGGATTTGGGATGGAGCGATCTTGGAACATGGACTTCGGTATATGAAAACACAGAAAAAGATAAGAATAGAAACTCTGTTAATCAAAAACACCTTTTAACGTATAACGCAGAAGGCAATATCATTCATGCCAAAAGCAATAAGATGGTTGTTATAGACGGGCTGAAAGACTATATCGTTGTAGATACCGATAAAGTGCTGCTAATTTGTCCAAGAGATCATGATCAACTGATCAAAGATTATGTTTTAGACCTTAAAAATTTCAAAAAAGGAGAACGTTTTATGTAA
- a CDS encoding GNAT family N-acetyltransferase, producing the protein MSLKKQILPNADSFYETERLIIRPMSLDDAEFIFDLYNRPKFIQFIGDRHIKTIDDAENYIKERFLPQLERLGYGNYLMVTKEGNHKIGGVGIFEREGLDVVDIGFSLLDEFEGKGYAYEAASKVKSIGMDDFGLKKLSAITSKDNFSSQKLIEKLGLKFQKHIILPGENEELRYYETE; encoded by the coding sequence ATGAGCCTAAAAAAACAAATTCTTCCAAACGCAGATAGCTTCTACGAAACAGAAAGGCTGATTATTCGTCCAATGTCTTTGGATGATGCTGAATTTATTTTTGATCTTTATAACAGGCCGAAATTTATTCAGTTCATTGGAGATCGCCATATAAAAACGATTGATGATGCTGAAAACTATATTAAAGAAAGATTTCTTCCGCAGCTTGAGAGATTAGGCTATGGAAATTATTTAATGGTCACAAAGGAAGGAAACCATAAAATTGGCGGAGTAGGGATTTTCGAAAGAGAAGGCCTGGATGTAGTAGATATAGGTTTTTCTTTATTAGATGAATTTGAAGGAAAGGGTTACGCTTATGAAGCAGCTTCAAAAGTAAAATCTATCGGAATGGATGATTTTGGACTAAAAAAGCTCTCAGCAATTACTTCAAAAGACAATTTTTCTTCCCAGAAACTAATCGAGAAATTGGGGTTAAAATTCCAGAAACATATAATCCTTCCCGGGGAAAATGAAGAGTTGAGATATTACGAAACAGAATAA
- the bcp gene encoding thioredoxin-dependent thiol peroxidase translates to MLKVGDKLPQFEGTNQDGETIQSEKLIGKKLVIFFYPKAMTPGCTAEACNLNENYEYLKKQSFQVLGISADSVVKQKKFHEKYNFEYDLIADENRDIIEKFGVWQLKKFMGREFMGIVRTTFIFDENGICTEVIEKVKTKEHASQILKE, encoded by the coding sequence ATGCTGAAAGTTGGAGACAAACTACCACAATTTGAAGGAACAAATCAAGACGGAGAAACGATACAATCGGAAAAACTGATCGGAAAAAAACTTGTTATTTTCTTTTATCCAAAAGCAATGACACCCGGCTGTACGGCAGAAGCCTGCAATCTCAATGAAAATTATGAATATTTAAAAAAGCAAAGTTTTCAAGTTTTGGGTATTTCTGCAGATTCTGTAGTGAAGCAAAAGAAATTTCATGAAAAGTACAATTTCGAGTATGATTTAATTGCCGATGAAAACCGCGACATAATAGAAAAATTCGGAGTCTGGCAACTCAAAAAATTTATGGGAAGAGAATTTATGGGAATTGTTCGCACAACTTTTATTTTTGATGAAAATGGAATCTGCACCGAGGTTATTGAAAAAGTAAAAACTAAAGAACATGCTTCGCAGATTTTGAAAGAATAG
- a CDS encoding endonuclease III, which produces MTKKQRAELVQTELEKLYPEVPIPLDHTDPYTLMVAVALSAQTTDKKVNQVTPYLFAVAGTPQRMAKLEVFQIKELIKEIGLANTKAKNLKRMAELLLERHDGVVPQTYEELEALPGVGHKTASVVMSQGFGFPAFPVDTHIHRLMTQWKLTSGKNVVETEKDAKSLWKEEVWNKLHLQIIFYGREYSPARGKGEKDFITKMMFEKKEK; this is translated from the coding sequence ATGACAAAAAAGCAAAGAGCCGAACTTGTTCAGACCGAATTAGAAAAACTATATCCCGAAGTTCCCATTCCGCTGGATCATACCGATCCTTATACTTTGATGGTTGCTGTAGCATTGTCTGCTCAGACTACAGATAAAAAAGTGAATCAGGTAACTCCCTACCTTTTTGCGGTGGCGGGAACACCTCAAAGAATGGCAAAACTGGAGGTATTTCAAATCAAAGAACTGATCAAAGAAATCGGACTGGCCAATACAAAAGCCAAAAATCTAAAAAGAATGGCAGAGCTCCTGTTGGAAAGGCACGATGGAGTAGTACCTCAAACTTACGAGGAATTGGAAGCACTTCCGGGAGTTGGTCATAAAACCGCTTCTGTAGTAATGAGCCAAGGCTTCGGATTTCCTGCTTTTCCGGTCGATACACACATTCACAGGCTCATGACGCAATGGAAGCTTACTTCCGGGAAAAACGTCGTAGAAACGGAAAAAGACGCTAAAAGTCTCTGGAAAGAAGAAGTTTGGAATAAATTACATCTTCAGATCATTTTTTACGGAAGAGAATATTCTCCGGCAAGAGGAAAAGGAGAGAAGGATTTTATTACGAAAATGATGTTTGAGAAAAAAGAAAAATAA
- a CDS encoding DinB family protein, giving the protein MITEGLQSLYTRDLNKLKLEIESYQHEASIWKTDKSISNSAGNLCLHLIGNLNHFIGAQLGNSGYIRKRELEFSLKDIPRAELIEKIERTLEVVTSTFGTLSREDLEKDFPLEALGYKMTTEYFLIHLFGHLSYHLGQINYHRRLLDVE; this is encoded by the coding sequence ATGATAACAGAAGGACTACAGTCACTTTACACAAGAGATTTAAATAAATTAAAACTGGAAATTGAGTCTTATCAGCATGAAGCATCAATTTGGAAAACAGATAAAAGCATTTCAAATTCTGCGGGAAACCTATGTCTGCATTTGATAGGAAATCTTAATCATTTCATCGGAGCTCAACTGGGAAATTCAGGTTATATCAGAAAGCGTGAACTTGAATTTTCATTAAAGGACATTCCAAGAGCTGAACTTATTGAAAAAATCGAAAGAACATTGGAAGTTGTAACTTCAACATTCGGTACGTTGTCTCGTGAAGATCTTGAAAAAGATTTTCCTCTTGAAGCTTTGGGATATAAAATGACCACGGAGTATTTCCTGATTCATTTATTCGGGCATTTGAGCTATCATTTGGGACAGATTAATTACCATAGAAGATTACTGGATGTGGAATAG
- a CDS encoding DUF885 domain-containing protein, translating into MKNIILKSIVGLGLLMGVASCKKSDSPLTKVTPSNLDSIASNYYEQYLKLYPLEATSQGDLRYNDQLPINIDKDFISGEIAFYNSVQKQLENVDYKNLSDEDKVVYDVLDFMLKDRIEGYAYHPEYIPFTQFGGLPLSFPLYGSGQGSQPFKTEKDYSDWLKRMEKFPDWMNAATENFREGINNKIVLPKKLVVKMIPQMKAEEIITTDLDKNIFYGPVKNFPKNFTKEQKDKFSVLYKETILTKIIPAYTKMGDFLEKEYLPKARETDGYNSLPNGKEIYQYYVKSWTTTNKSPEEINKIGLQQVAMLRAEMEKVKQQVGFTGTLEEFINFVKTDPKAMPYKTSKEVLGAFNGILKKITPKLKTMFSVTPKTGFEIRQTEKFREASASAEYIQGTPDGKRPGIFYVPLPDPSKFNVTSGMESLFLHEAIPGHHYQVSLQQENTKLPKFMRFGWFGAYGEGWAHYCETLGPEFGLYTDPYQKMGYLSDQMLRAVRLVVDTGLHTGKMTREEAIKYFLSNISYDEAGATAEVERYMAMPGQALGYKIGSLRIRELREKYQKELGPKFNLASFHDEVLSQGCLPLDVLNRKMELWAKKQK; encoded by the coding sequence ATGAAAAACATTATATTAAAAAGCATTGTCGGTTTGGGATTACTCATGGGTGTGGCATCTTGTAAGAAGTCAGATTCGCCATTAACAAAGGTAACTCCCAGTAATTTAGATTCTATCGCATCAAACTATTATGAACAATACCTGAAACTTTATCCTCTTGAAGCGACTTCTCAGGGTGACCTCAGATACAATGACCAGTTGCCGATCAATATCGATAAAGATTTTATTTCCGGTGAAATTGCCTTCTATAATTCCGTGCAAAAGCAATTGGAAAATGTGGATTATAAGAATCTTTCCGATGAAGATAAAGTTGTGTACGATGTGCTTGACTTCATGCTGAAAGACAGAATCGAAGGATATGCCTATCATCCAGAATACATTCCGTTTACTCAATTTGGAGGTCTACCTTTAAGTTTTCCTCTATATGGAAGCGGACAGGGAAGTCAGCCTTTCAAAACAGAAAAAGATTACAGCGACTGGCTGAAAAGAATGGAAAAATTTCCTGATTGGATGAATGCAGCAACAGAAAACTTCAGAGAAGGAATCAATAATAAAATTGTATTGCCTAAAAAACTGGTTGTTAAAATGATTCCTCAAATGAAAGCGGAAGAGATCATTACAACAGATTTAGATAAAAATATTTTTTACGGACCCGTTAAAAACTTCCCGAAAAACTTTACTAAAGAGCAGAAGGATAAATTTTCCGTGCTTTACAAGGAAACTATTTTAACGAAAATCATTCCCGCATACACCAAAATGGGTGATTTCTTAGAAAAAGAATACCTTCCTAAAGCAAGAGAAACCGATGGATACAATAGCCTTCCGAACGGAAAAGAAATTTATCAATACTATGTAAAAAGCTGGACAACCACCAATAAATCTCCTGAAGAGATCAACAAAATAGGCCTTCAGCAAGTGGCTATGCTTCGTGCCGAAATGGAAAAAGTAAAGCAACAGGTTGGCTTTACCGGAACGTTGGAAGAGTTCATCAATTTCGTAAAAACAGATCCAAAAGCGATGCCTTACAAGACTTCCAAAGAAGTTTTAGGTGCCTTCAATGGAATTTTAAAGAAAATTACTCCGAAGCTGAAAACCATGTTTTCTGTAACTCCAAAAACCGGATTTGAAATCAGACAGACCGAGAAATTCAGAGAAGCCAGTGCGAGTGCAGAATACATTCAGGGAACTCCGGATGGAAAAAGACCTGGTATTTTTTATGTTCCGCTTCCTGATCCTTCGAAATTCAACGTTACTTCAGGAATGGAATCATTGTTCTTACATGAAGCAATTCCGGGACACCATTATCAGGTTTCTTTACAGCAGGAAAACACCAAACTTCCTAAATTCATGAGATTCGGATGGTTTGGAGCATATGGAGAAGGATGGGCGCATTATTGTGAAACTTTAGGCCCTGAATTCGGATTGTACACAGATCCTTATCAAAAGATGGGATATCTAAGCGACCAGATGTTAAGAGCAGTAAGATTGGTTGTAGATACAGGATTACATACCGGAAAAATGACCAGAGAAGAAGCTATTAAATATTTCCTAAGTAATATTTCTTATGATGAAGCAGGAGCAACAGCCGAAGTAGAACGATATATGGCGATGCCTGGACAAGCTTTAGGATATAAAATCGGTTCTTTGAGAATTCGCGAGCTTAGAGAGAAATATCAGAAAGAATTAGGCCCGAAATTTAACTTGGCAAGCTTCCATGACGAAGTTTTAAGTCAGGGATGCCTTCCTTTGGATGTACTGAACAGAAAAATGGAACTTTGGGCAAAAAAGCAAAAGTAA